A genomic window from Candidatus Pelagisphaera phototrophica includes:
- a CDS encoding sulfatase family protein → MKTPLICLLTFLSSTLLSAQEKPNVIIIFCDDMGYADIGPFGAEGYETPNLDRMAEEGMRFTDFHVGVSVCSPSRSALMTGCYPLRVGVPGNFSPRSATGLNPDEVTIAEIVKQSGYATAMYGKWHLGHKPEFLPTSQGFDEWFGLPYSNDMWPYHPDPRYNFPDLPLMEGETILNPAILPKDQVHLTTWYTERTVSFIEKNKDHAFFIYLPHAMPHVPLYASDKYAGKTPTVYGDIISEIDWSVGQILDALQRTGIDEKTLVVFTSDNGPWLLYGNHGGSVGPLREGKGTQFEGGFRVPCIMRWPGTIPAGRDCNALTATMDLLPTVAALARVELPAKRIIDGKDIRPLIFGEEPKSALRETLYYYGGKNLRAVRKGPWKLVYPHTYSVPGPPGADGIHGQYGRRTIEKSLFHLETDVGETRNLLAHYPEVARELEALGEKARQDLGDGEREGANRRPAGKLGN, encoded by the coding sequence ATGAAAACGCCTCTCATCTGCCTGCTAACGTTTCTGTCTTCGACGCTTCTCTCAGCTCAAGAGAAGCCAAATGTAATTATCATTTTCTGCGACGACATGGGTTACGCCGACATTGGTCCGTTTGGAGCGGAGGGGTACGAGACCCCGAACCTTGATCGCATGGCGGAAGAGGGGATGCGTTTTACCGATTTTCATGTGGGGGTATCGGTGTGCAGTCCCTCTCGCTCGGCATTGATGACAGGATGCTATCCATTGCGAGTCGGAGTGCCGGGAAACTTTAGCCCACGTTCCGCGACGGGATTGAATCCCGATGAGGTGACGATCGCGGAAATCGTGAAGCAGTCTGGATATGCGACGGCGATGTATGGAAAGTGGCACCTTGGACATAAGCCGGAGTTCCTCCCCACAAGCCAGGGCTTCGATGAATGGTTTGGCCTGCCTTACTCAAATGACATGTGGCCGTATCATCCCGATCCGCGCTACAATTTTCCCGATCTGCCCTTAATGGAGGGCGAGACGATCCTGAACCCAGCCATCCTTCCTAAAGATCAGGTTCACCTCACGACTTGGTATACCGAGCGGACGGTTTCCTTTATCGAAAAAAACAAGGACCACGCATTCTTCATCTACCTGCCGCATGCGATGCCGCATGTACCCCTGTATGCGTCGGATAAATACGCGGGAAAGACGCCGACCGTATATGGCGATATCATTTCGGAAATCGATTGGAGCGTTGGCCAAATTCTGGACGCCTTGCAGCGAACGGGAATCGATGAGAAGACGCTGGTAGTGTTCACCTCAGACAATGGACCGTGGCTGCTCTATGGAAATCATGGGGGGTCGGTGGGCCCGTTGCGCGAAGGCAAGGGGACGCAGTTCGAAGGCGGCTTCCGCGTGCCATGCATCATGCGCTGGCCGGGGACGATTCCAGCGGGACGCGACTGTAATGCCTTGACCGCGACCATGGATCTCCTTCCCACGGTAGCGGCCCTTGCAAGGGTTGAGTTGCCCGCCAAACGAATTATCGATGGAAAAGACATACGGCCGCTTATTTTTGGGGAAGAGCCGAAATCGGCTCTCCGCGAAACCCTTTATTATTATGGGGGGAAAAACTTGCGAGCTGTCCGTAAGGGCCCATGGAAACTCGTCTATCCGCATACCTACTCCGTACCCGGACCTCCTGGAGCAGACGGTATCCATGGCCAGTATGGTAGGCGTACGATCGAAAAGTCTCTTTTCCACTTGGAAACGGATGTGGGCGAAACGAGAAATCTCCTAGCTCACTACCCAGAAGTGGCCCGTGAGCTGGAAGCGCTAGGGGAGAAAGCCCGCCAGGATCTGGGCGATGGGGAACGAGAAGGAGCAAACCGTCGTCCTGCAGGGAAACTGGGTAATTAG
- a CDS encoding PVC-type heme-binding CxxCH protein, which yields MLDYPRPSLVLKAALTLTLCLSGFLKTVQASENPGWKKLTLHDDFFAEGAGFGDIDGDGRGDLVSGPYWWKGPSFVERYTVYKAEPFDVRKYSDNFFCYVHDIDGDGDNDVLVYGFPGKEARLYLNSGDPASTSDWEMVVIADQISHESPDFVDIVPGGLPEIVCSNDRAFGYYEAGTDPTEPWKWNPVSEAGETVPRFGHGLGTGDIDGDGDLDVIDRYSWWENPGTSRSSGSWKKRPWVSEPYERGGAQIHVHDVDGDGLNDIVTSLNGHGYGLAWFRQTRGSGGSTAFERHDIIGESSAQNPYGVAFSQLHAVELKDIDGDGLKDIVTGKRWHAHYGKDPGNNQEPVLYWFQCVRSSDSVEFVPYRIDNGSGVGVDVLVEDLNGDQLLDVVSASKKGVSIHFQKADMMTKAPILWKVPGGRPDTEWADSLGPEEAARKMEVPEGFHVDLIASEPDIFQPIAMCFDARGRIWAVEGKTYPQRSLGEKGDDRILIFEDQDGDGDFETKKTFMENLNLVSGIEVGFGGVWIGAAPYLLFIPDANGDDVPDGVPEILLDGWGYEDTHETLNSFTWGPDGWLYGCHGVFTHSKVGKPGTPEAERDPINAGIWRYHPTRHEFEVFAWGTSNPWGLDFDENGDWFATACVIPHYYQITQGGRYFRQAGQHFNPYVYDDIETISDHLHYGDGTFASMKGDGRVDRALQREKAADTSALGGGHAHCGLVIYQAETFPEEYRGDSLFHNLHGHRIVRETPEKDGSGHIIRHSLDFALANDHAFIGVALMQGPDGAVYASDWHDPQTCHHRDPHIWDRTDGRIFRIRYGEKATTKIELPSASDQQLVKHLSNDNAFMARQAQRLLQERAHSENLDETYVAKVLKDLLNNHPSRSVRLRSLWTMQVCELISPNEMYSLLRDSDEFVRSWAVQFITESSSRLENRILGQFVEMARNEKSPVVRRYLAAALQRIPQKQRWGLVEALSSRLVDVNDQNIPLLVWYGTEPLITESPAKAIEITDQSAWSELGAFTQRRAAAFERGRNELLAHVSSSVSPAQFIDRCRQFLTALGEQTNLEQPESLATFIASGRNLDNDQVDIMILHIRARLGDEDAFPYWRGVLADGSRLPRLRTEALELLQLGGDSDVGDVAASLLSDPEFRGPALKALKMYLDLETAGNLVMALPNFPLDLRNEGINLLGSRADTTILLLDSIQFGKVASSLVSPVLMRQMRSHRDARIDERMNSIWGEIKPTPSDIPRQIRRWKYALTPEWLSRVDLSYGRHVFASTCGACHTLFDEGVALGPDLTGSNRANLDYILENVLAPNSIVGDAYQLNVITTIDGRSISGMVSSKDDQIIEIAMAGGATSRIQVSEIKERTVLEQSMMPAGLFDAIPEDDVAALVAYLASPVQVEKMESAE from the coding sequence ATGTTAGATTACCCCCGCCCCTCGCTCGTACTCAAAGCGGCTCTCACTTTAACACTTTGCCTTTCGGGCTTTTTGAAAACGGTTCAGGCCTCTGAAAACCCCGGTTGGAAAAAGCTGACCCTGCACGACGATTTCTTTGCCGAAGGAGCAGGTTTTGGCGATATTGACGGCGATGGGAGAGGGGATCTCGTGAGTGGTCCTTATTGGTGGAAAGGACCCAGCTTCGTAGAGCGATACACCGTTTACAAAGCGGAACCCTTCGATGTTCGAAAATACTCTGATAATTTCTTTTGTTACGTACACGACATTGACGGCGATGGCGACAATGATGTTCTGGTGTACGGGTTTCCCGGGAAAGAGGCTCGTTTGTATTTGAATTCTGGTGATCCGGCCAGCACGAGCGATTGGGAAATGGTGGTCATTGCGGATCAGATTAGCCACGAATCTCCTGATTTTGTTGATATCGTTCCAGGCGGACTTCCGGAAATCGTCTGTTCCAACGACCGTGCTTTTGGCTATTATGAAGCGGGTACGGACCCGACTGAACCCTGGAAATGGAATCCGGTTTCTGAGGCGGGCGAGACGGTGCCCAGGTTCGGTCACGGGTTAGGAACAGGCGATATTGATGGAGACGGGGATCTGGATGTCATCGATCGATACTCGTGGTGGGAAAACCCGGGTACGAGTCGGTCGAGCGGAAGCTGGAAAAAACGGCCCTGGGTATCGGAGCCATACGAGCGCGGTGGGGCCCAGATCCATGTTCACGATGTCGATGGGGACGGTCTTAACGACATCGTTACCTCGCTGAATGGCCATGGATACGGACTGGCTTGGTTTCGGCAGACTCGAGGCAGCGGTGGTTCGACTGCGTTTGAGCGCCACGATATTATAGGGGAAAGCTCAGCCCAGAATCCTTACGGGGTCGCTTTTAGCCAGTTGCACGCGGTCGAGCTCAAGGACATCGATGGAGACGGTTTGAAGGACATTGTAACCGGCAAACGGTGGCACGCTCACTACGGCAAAGATCCGGGCAACAACCAGGAACCCGTGCTTTACTGGTTCCAATGCGTCCGCTCTAGCGATAGCGTGGAGTTCGTACCTTATCGAATCGACAATGGGAGCGGGGTCGGCGTGGACGTGCTTGTAGAAGATTTGAATGGGGACCAGCTCCTCGATGTTGTGAGCGCGAGCAAGAAAGGGGTCAGTATTCATTTTCAAAAAGCGGACATGATGACGAAGGCTCCTATCCTTTGGAAAGTGCCCGGGGGACGCCCCGATACGGAATGGGCGGACAGTCTGGGCCCTGAAGAAGCGGCCCGCAAGATGGAGGTGCCGGAAGGGTTCCACGTTGATTTGATCGCCTCGGAACCAGATATATTCCAGCCCATCGCCATGTGTTTCGACGCTCGTGGACGTATTTGGGCAGTGGAAGGAAAAACGTATCCGCAGCGATCCCTAGGCGAAAAGGGAGACGACCGAATCCTAATCTTCGAGGACCAGGATGGCGATGGCGATTTTGAAACGAAAAAAACCTTCATGGAAAACCTCAATTTGGTGAGTGGAATTGAAGTTGGATTTGGTGGTGTGTGGATAGGGGCAGCTCCCTATTTGCTCTTTATCCCGGATGCTAACGGCGACGATGTGCCTGATGGCGTTCCTGAGATCCTGCTGGACGGCTGGGGCTATGAGGACACGCACGAGACACTAAACAGTTTTACCTGGGGGCCGGACGGTTGGCTTTATGGCTGCCACGGCGTGTTCACGCACTCGAAAGTGGGCAAACCCGGAACGCCCGAAGCAGAGCGGGATCCCATCAACGCCGGTATTTGGCGCTACCACCCGACGCGCCACGAGTTCGAGGTCTTTGCCTGGGGAACCAGCAATCCGTGGGGGTTAGATTTTGATGAAAACGGAGACTGGTTCGCAACCGCGTGTGTTATACCTCACTACTATCAGATTACTCAAGGCGGGCGCTATTTTCGTCAGGCCGGACAGCATTTTAACCCCTATGTTTACGACGATATTGAGACCATCTCAGATCATCTGCATTACGGCGATGGCACCTTCGCTTCGATGAAGGGCGACGGTAGGGTGGATCGGGCTTTGCAGCGCGAAAAAGCGGCGGATACCTCAGCGCTAGGGGGCGGACACGCTCATTGTGGACTGGTCATCTATCAAGCGGAGACGTTTCCCGAGGAGTACCGGGGTGATTCTTTATTCCATAATTTGCATGGGCATCGAATCGTGCGGGAAACGCCCGAGAAAGACGGTTCGGGACACATTATTCGCCACTCCCTAGATTTTGCTTTGGCCAATGATCATGCCTTCATCGGGGTCGCTCTCATGCAAGGACCCGATGGGGCCGTGTATGCGTCTGACTGGCATGATCCGCAAACCTGTCATCACCGCGATCCCCACATATGGGACCGGACGGATGGGCGGATTTTTCGTATTCGTTACGGGGAAAAGGCGACGACGAAGATAGAATTGCCCAGCGCATCCGATCAGCAGCTAGTCAAGCATTTGTCTAATGATAATGCCTTTATGGCACGGCAGGCTCAGCGATTATTGCAAGAACGAGCCCACTCGGAAAATCTGGATGAAACATACGTCGCAAAGGTGCTCAAGGACCTCTTAAATAATCATCCATCCAGAAGCGTTCGTCTTCGGTCGCTGTGGACGATGCAAGTTTGCGAATTGATTAGTCCAAATGAAATGTATTCGCTGCTTCGAGACAGCGATGAGTTTGTCCGCAGCTGGGCCGTCCAGTTTATAACGGAATCGAGTTCGAGGCTGGAAAATAGAATCCTGGGCCAATTTGTGGAGATGGCGAGGAACGAGAAATCGCCGGTAGTTCGCCGGTACTTGGCAGCAGCCTTGCAACGAATTCCCCAGAAGCAGAGATGGGGACTAGTGGAGGCGCTTTCATCGCGACTGGTAGATGTGAACGACCAGAATATTCCCTTGCTCGTCTGGTATGGGACAGAACCATTGATTACTGAGTCGCCCGCCAAAGCGATCGAAATTACGGACCAATCGGCTTGGAGCGAGTTGGGTGCGTTTACGCAACGAAGGGCAGCAGCTTTCGAGCGCGGACGGAACGAGCTTTTGGCCCATGTCTCAAGCTCAGTATCTCCTGCCCAGTTTATCGATCGGTGCCGTCAGTTTCTCACTGCTTTAGGTGAGCAAACGAACTTGGAGCAACCTGAATCATTAGCGACCTTTATCGCCAGTGGCCGTAATCTGGATAATGACCAAGTGGATATAATGATCCTGCACATTCGAGCCCGACTGGGTGATGAAGATGCGTTTCCCTATTGGAGAGGTGTTCTAGCGGATGGAAGTCGATTGCCGCGTTTAAGGACGGAAGCATTGGAATTGCTTCAGCTCGGGGGCGATTCGGACGTGGGCGATGTCGCGGCTTCGTTATTGTCTGATCCCGAATTTCGCGGCCCGGCGCTCAAGGCCTTGAAAATGTATCTGGATCTGGAAACGGCGGGGAACTTGGTTATGGCCCTGCCTAATTTCCCCTTAGACCTGAGAAACGAAGGAATCAATCTGCTGGGTTCCAGAGCGGATACAACGATCTTGCTGCTCGATTCAATTCAGTTTGGGAAAGTGGCGTCTTCGCTTGTTTCGCCCGTGCTCATGAGACAGATGAGATCTCACCGAGACGCTCGAATCGATGAACGCATGAATTCAATTTGGGGAGAAATTAAGCCCACCCCTTCCGATATTCCCCGGCAGATCCGTCGCTGGAAGTACGCATTGACTCCTGAGTGGCTGAGTCGGGTCGATTTGTCCTATGGACGTCATGTGTTTGCCAGTACTTGTGGGGCTTGTCACACGCTATTCGACGAGGGGGTTGCTCTCGGACCTGATTTAACGGGTTCCAATCGAGCCAATCTAGACTACATTCTCGAAAACGTGCTGGCACCCAATTCGATTGTCGGGGATGCCTATCAGTTGAATGTGATCACTACGATAGATGGGCGTTCGATTAGCGGAATGGTTTCCAGCAAGGATGATCAAATTATTGAAATCGCCATGGCTGGCGGGGCCACATCCCGAATTCAGGTGAGCGAAATCAAGGAGCGAACGGTTCTTGAGCAATCCATGATGCCAGCGGGTCTCTTCGACGCAATTCCGGAAGATGATGTGGCGGCTCTGGTGGCCTATCTTGCGAGTCCCGTGCAGGTCGAGAAAATGGAGTCAGCGGAATGA
- a CDS encoding sulfatase family protein, which translates to MRVCLLITFALIEAVSLFSSPRPALERPNVVILFLDDCGYGDFSHTGNPSIHTPNISQLVSEGLNFPQFYTASPACSASRYALLTGRNPARSGFNWVLGPEAEKHIHTKEITLAEGLKSAGYSTAMFGKWHLGNPNEANGFTSNALPLAHGFDYWIGSNVSNDYDPGANLIRSKAGGTSPAPGYEIIEKNYARNQELQGSLTARYTDEAISFIRNNRENPFFAYLAYGMPHLPVHASKEAIGKSKRGLYGDVIEEIDANVGRLRSLLDELELAENTLIVFTSDNGPWIRFQETAEHEMYGEARLNIGSALPFRDGKGSTWEGGVRVPGVFWWPGVIEPATVVREPACTFDVLPTVFAYAAVPVPTGRSLDGRDIRHYFNRALYSEKVDDFRFIYTGASRNEVYGVRRGPWKAHVRLYSQTKSDYGFQANREKPLLFQLEHDPSERFDRASERPDMIKTLMGEIDHFESHLSSEGTFWQERP; encoded by the coding sequence ATGCGTGTCTGCCTACTGATTACATTCGCTCTTATTGAGGCGGTTTCGCTCTTCTCCAGCCCTCGTCCGGCTTTAGAGCGACCGAACGTAGTGATCTTGTTTTTGGACGATTGTGGATACGGGGACTTTTCTCATACGGGGAATCCGAGTATCCACACGCCGAACATCTCGCAACTCGTCTCTGAAGGTCTCAATTTCCCTCAATTTTACACGGCCTCTCCGGCTTGTTCCGCCTCGCGCTACGCGCTCTTGACCGGTCGCAATCCGGCTCGGTCTGGATTTAATTGGGTGTTGGGGCCCGAGGCGGAAAAGCATATCCATACGAAGGAGATCACACTGGCGGAGGGGTTGAAATCTGCCGGATATTCAACCGCCATGTTCGGCAAGTGGCATTTGGGGAACCCCAACGAGGCAAATGGGTTTACCTCTAATGCTCTGCCGCTCGCCCATGGATTTGACTACTGGATTGGTTCGAACGTGTCCAATGACTACGATCCGGGCGCGAACTTGATCCGGAGCAAAGCGGGAGGAACCTCACCGGCTCCTGGATATGAAATCATCGAGAAAAACTATGCGAGGAATCAGGAACTGCAGGGATCGCTGACTGCCCGGTATACGGACGAAGCGATATCTTTCATACGGAACAATCGGGAAAATCCTTTTTTCGCCTACTTGGCCTACGGCATGCCTCATCTCCCAGTACACGCATCCAAGGAGGCGATAGGGAAGTCGAAACGCGGGCTGTATGGGGATGTGATCGAGGAAATCGACGCCAATGTTGGGCGGCTTCGCTCATTGCTCGACGAACTCGAATTGGCGGAGAACACGCTAATCGTTTTCACGTCCGACAACGGTCCCTGGATTCGATTCCAGGAAACGGCCGAGCACGAAATGTATGGGGAGGCCCGATTGAATATTGGCTCGGCTTTGCCCTTTCGGGACGGCAAGGGATCGACTTGGGAGGGAGGCGTTCGTGTTCCGGGGGTCTTCTGGTGGCCGGGTGTCATTGAACCGGCAACGGTAGTAAGGGAGCCCGCTTGCACCTTTGACGTCCTGCCAACGGTGTTTGCGTATGCGGCAGTGCCGGTCCCAACTGGTCGATCTTTGGACGGACGCGATATTCGTCACTATTTTAACCGGGCCCTTTACTCTGAGAAGGTTGACGACTTTCGGTTTATCTACACCGGAGCCTCGAGAAACGAGGTCTACGGCGTGCGGCGAGGTCCTTGGAAGGCCCATGTGAGACTCTACTCGCAGACGAAGAGTGACTATGGTTTTCAGGCCAACAGGGAAAAACCACTCCTTTTCCAGCTGGAGCACGATCCTTCCGAGCGGTTTGATCGAGCCAGTGAGCGACCGGATATGATCAAGACTCTGATGGGTGAAATTGATCATTTCGAAAGCCATCTTTCGTCGGAAGGCACATTCTGGCAGGAGCGTCCTTAG
- a CDS encoding aryl-sulfate sulfotransferase, giving the protein MIFLALLPLLLTACSQPGPSIVDISLVQNPNPTVPLAAVLSLSANQPVTLTINIDDGDRQWTIEPSSDRSTTFEVPVIGLRTARSHIITAKVTNAGGSSATSAAITFETPPLPDIFPIPKVVVNKPDEMEPGVTLFNVNGRWNAEGDAEPAVFAPAVIVNNLGEVIWYYLPEDHKIHDVRQMPDGNFIYEIWPGTGGMVEIDVLGNILRRWHFTGTATNIAEGSIPVETGSFHHDFTSLPNGNILLLSNENRVMENWYTSETDADAARATANVLGDVIIEMNLVGDVLREWKLHDILDPYRIGYSSLGTGFWRAHYEEKLGGPARDWTHGNAIIYEEDDNSFLVSVPYQDAVIKVSMDTGELVWILGNHDNWKEPWSDKLLTPVGDLEWSYKHHAISHTENGTYLLFDNGVARSSPFNEKMALVDSYSRAVEYSVNEETMEVSQVWSYGPKDEHFYARYLGDVDWQPKTDNILITIGGQESDPEGNNAGRAPDTQRWARLLEVTHETPSEVVWDMRLQDTGLGWAIYRGERLPALYPDR; this is encoded by the coding sequence ATGATTTTCTTGGCTTTACTGCCACTTTTGCTTACGGCCTGCAGCCAGCCAGGGCCTTCCATCGTTGATATTAGCCTGGTGCAAAATCCTAATCCTACTGTGCCACTCGCAGCCGTGCTCAGTTTGTCGGCTAACCAACCGGTGACTTTGACCATAAACATAGACGATGGTGACCGGCAATGGACGATTGAGCCGAGCTCGGATCGCTCTACTACATTTGAGGTTCCTGTGATTGGGCTGCGCACCGCACGAAGTCATATAATAACCGCCAAAGTAACGAACGCGGGAGGAAGCTCTGCCACCTCTGCTGCGATAACCTTTGAAACACCTCCGCTCCCGGATATTTTTCCAATACCCAAAGTGGTTGTGAATAAGCCTGATGAGATGGAGCCCGGAGTGACCTTGTTTAATGTCAATGGGCGTTGGAATGCTGAAGGAGACGCAGAACCTGCCGTCTTTGCACCCGCCGTTATCGTTAATAATCTAGGTGAAGTTATTTGGTACTATTTGCCCGAAGACCATAAAATCCATGACGTTCGTCAAATGCCAGACGGCAACTTTATTTACGAAATATGGCCGGGGACTGGTGGCATGGTTGAGATCGACGTTCTGGGTAATATTTTACGGCGCTGGCATTTCACTGGAACCGCCACGAATATAGCCGAAGGCAGCATCCCTGTGGAAACCGGGTCATTCCATCACGACTTCACCAGCCTTCCGAATGGAAACATCCTGCTACTCAGTAATGAGAACCGGGTCATGGAAAACTGGTATACGAGCGAAACGGATGCAGATGCGGCGAGAGCGACCGCCAATGTCTTGGGTGATGTCATTATCGAAATGAACCTCGTTGGTGATGTGCTTAGAGAGTGGAAACTGCATGATATTCTCGATCCTTACCGTATCGGCTACAGCTCGCTTGGCACTGGCTTTTGGAGGGCACACTACGAGGAAAAACTCGGTGGTCCTGCCCGTGACTGGACTCATGGAAATGCGATCATTTATGAAGAAGACGACAACTCGTTTCTCGTGTCTGTGCCCTATCAGGACGCGGTTATAAAGGTTAGTATGGATACTGGCGAGCTCGTCTGGATCCTCGGAAATCATGACAACTGGAAAGAGCCTTGGAGTGATAAGCTGCTAACGCCTGTCGGTGATCTCGAGTGGTCGTACAAACATCACGCTATTTCTCATACCGAAAACGGAACCTATCTGCTTTTTGATAACGGTGTCGCACGGAGTTCGCCCTTTAATGAGAAGATGGCGCTCGTAGACAGCTATTCTCGAGCCGTTGAATACTCTGTTAACGAAGAGACTATGGAAGTCTCGCAAGTCTGGAGCTATGGTCCCAAGGATGAACATTTTTATGCTCGTTATTTGGGCGACGTAGACTGGCAACCGAAGACTGATAATATCCTAATCACCATTGGCGGGCAGGAGTCAGACCCAGAAGGTAATAACGCTGGACGTGCACCAGATACACAACGCTGGGCTCGTTTGTTAGAAGTTACTCATGAGACTCCCTCTGAAGTTGTTTGGGATATGCGTCTGCAAGATACCGGATTAGGTTGGGCAATTTATCGCGGTGAACGATTGCCGGCTCTCTATCCCGATCGCTAA
- a CDS encoding sulfatase family protein — translation MIIVLFQILPAYFAEHKTKPCIWLFLVMCVPTLLSTESNAANRPNVVFILADDLGYGDLSCYGATKVNTHHIDSLAEDGLRFTDAHSAASVCTPTRYNILTGRHCWRTWAKSATVWANDPLLIETDRYTLADLFKDQGYTTAILGKWHLGFGTPDMQGWDGYLGPDYNQELKPGPLELGFDYYWGFPHVGQRPHFIIENHRVLNLSPGDPITIIPDTRLPFYTNYLKRPRTVSKNPRLDSKGGISALYKHEDLSNSLTDRTVQYLEEVEADNPFFLYVCHRNIHGPLIPDPKFNNTSEIGKRGDFINEFDASVGRILEALDDKGLRDNTLVLFSSDNGGVIRYEPIDYAQDQGHFINGPLRGQKGTAYEGGNRVPFLARWPGKIEAGTESSTVIALQDLIATFADLFEEKLPIDSAEDSFSFLPALLDLEPRQAQRKILLNDSSSGIIAIRKGPWKLIPSYHGGRARGPYDGSQPIGQLFHIKNDVRESSNLYAERPEIVAELTRLLNRVKNGNRTAPVERSLASWQ, via the coding sequence ATGATTATCGTCCTCTTTCAAATACTCCCCGCCTATTTTGCGGAGCACAAAACTAAACCATGTATTTGGCTGTTTCTAGTTATGTGTGTGCCTACTTTGCTCTCTACCGAATCCAATGCAGCTAACCGCCCCAATGTCGTTTTTATTCTCGCAGACGATTTGGGATACGGGGACCTAAGTTGTTATGGTGCTACCAAAGTAAACACACACCATATTGATAGCCTGGCAGAAGATGGGCTTCGTTTTACGGATGCCCATTCAGCCGCTTCGGTCTGTACACCCACCCGCTATAATATTCTTACAGGGCGTCACTGCTGGCGAACCTGGGCCAAGTCGGCTACTGTATGGGCTAATGATCCTTTGTTAATAGAAACCGATCGTTACACTTTGGCCGATTTGTTTAAGGATCAGGGCTACACGACCGCTATCCTGGGAAAATGGCACTTGGGATTTGGGACGCCGGATATGCAAGGCTGGGATGGTTACCTTGGGCCTGACTACAACCAAGAATTGAAGCCCGGCCCTCTGGAGCTCGGATTCGATTATTACTGGGGGTTCCCGCATGTCGGTCAGCGACCTCACTTCATTATTGAAAACCACAGGGTCCTGAACCTCAGTCCGGGGGACCCCATTACGATAATCCCAGATACTCGCCTCCCTTTTTACACTAACTATTTAAAACGTCCGCGCACAGTATCCAAAAATCCTCGACTCGATTCCAAAGGCGGCATCTCAGCACTGTATAAGCACGAAGACCTATCAAATAGCCTAACCGATCGGACTGTCCAATATTTAGAAGAGGTCGAGGCTGACAACCCCTTTTTTCTTTATGTATGCCATCGTAATATTCACGGACCGCTGATTCCAGACCCAAAATTCAATAACACTAGCGAAATTGGAAAACGTGGAGACTTTATCAACGAGTTTGATGCTTCGGTGGGGCGAATCTTAGAGGCACTGGATGACAAAGGCCTTAGAGATAATACCTTGGTTTTGTTCAGTAGCGACAATGGAGGCGTGATTCGTTATGAACCAATCGATTACGCCCAAGACCAAGGACACTTTATAAATGGTCCCCTGCGCGGCCAGAAGGGGACCGCTTACGAAGGTGGCAACCGCGTCCCCTTCCTAGCACGCTGGCCGGGCAAGATCGAAGCAGGCACTGAAAGTAGCACGGTCATCGCCCTCCAGGATCTGATCGCAACCTTTGCAGACCTGTTTGAAGAAAAGTTACCCATCGATTCTGCGGAAGACAGCTTCAGCTTTCTCCCGGCTCTGCTAGATTTGGAACCTCGACAAGCCCAACGCAAGATCTTGCTGAATGACAGCTCCAGTGGCATCATCGCCATCAGAAAAGGTCCATGGAAATTAATCCCATCCTACCATGGAGGTCGAGCGAGAGGACCATACGATGGGTCCCAACCCATCGGCCAGCTTTTCCATATTAAAAATGACGTAAGAGAATCATCCAACCTATATGCAGAACGTCCAGAAATTGTTGCCGAACTTACTCGCCTGCTCAATCGCGTAAAAAACGGAAATCGTACGGCCCCCGTAGAGCGCTCTCTGGCTAGTTGGCAATAA